A stretch of the Asticcacaulis sp. ZE23SCel15 genome encodes the following:
- the mtaB gene encoding tRNA (N(6)-L-threonylcarbamoyladenosine(37)-C(2))-methylthiotransferase MtaB, giving the protein MADTLHPHHHEHEALNETPEVPVNVATGVEVVTFGCRLNSYESEVIRKTAAADGLDGAIIFNTCAVTNEAVRQARQAIRRARKENPDAKLIVTGCAAQTDPDTFANMPEVDYLIGNGDKAKSGAYALTPDSARIVVNDIFSVKETAGHLIDGLKDRARAYVEVQNGCDHRCTFCIIPYGRGNSRSAAAGDVVGQIQRLVGEGYNEVVLTGVDMTSWGADLPGTPQLGHLVARILKHVPDLKRLRLSSIDAAEIDDTLLKAFAEEERLAPYLHLSLQHGDDMILKRMKRRHSRADSIALVEKIRSVRPDIAFGADMIAGFPTETEEHFAGALSLVDVCDLSFLHVFPFSPRPQTPAAKMPQHPRPLIKARAEQLRAKGAQALIRHLDRQTGREILAVVEKPGFARAPDFTEVTFTGEATVGGLARLRITGHDGKRAIAELI; this is encoded by the coding sequence ATGGCTGACACCCTGCATCCGCATCACCATGAACATGAGGCGCTGAATGAGACGCCAGAGGTGCCGGTGAATGTCGCGACCGGCGTTGAAGTCGTGACCTTTGGGTGCCGACTGAACTCATACGAATCCGAAGTGATCCGTAAAACGGCGGCGGCGGACGGTTTGGACGGCGCGATCATTTTTAACACCTGCGCCGTGACCAACGAAGCGGTTCGTCAGGCGCGTCAGGCCATTCGCCGCGCTCGCAAGGAAAATCCGGACGCCAAACTAATCGTCACCGGCTGCGCGGCCCAGACCGATCCGGACACGTTCGCCAACATGCCCGAAGTCGATTACCTGATCGGCAATGGCGATAAGGCCAAATCAGGCGCCTATGCGCTGACACCTGACAGTGCGCGCATCGTGGTCAACGATATTTTCTCTGTCAAGGAAACGGCGGGGCATTTGATTGACGGTCTGAAAGACCGCGCCCGCGCTTATGTTGAGGTGCAAAACGGCTGCGATCATCGCTGCACATTCTGCATCATCCCCTATGGTCGCGGTAATTCGCGCTCAGCTGCCGCCGGTGATGTGGTAGGTCAAATCCAGCGCTTGGTGGGGGAGGGCTACAACGAAGTTGTCCTGACCGGTGTCGACATGACCTCCTGGGGGGCGGACTTGCCCGGAACGCCGCAACTGGGGCATCTGGTGGCGCGTATCCTAAAGCATGTGCCGGACCTGAAACGCCTTCGGTTATCGTCCATCGATGCGGCGGAAATTGACGATACCTTGCTTAAGGCCTTTGCCGAAGAGGAACGTCTGGCGCCCTATCTGCACCTGTCGTTGCAACACGGCGACGACATGATCCTCAAGCGCATGAAGCGCCGCCATAGTCGCGCGGACAGTATTGCATTGGTCGAAAAAATCCGATCAGTGCGTCCCGACATTGCCTTTGGGGCGGACATGATCGCGGGCTTCCCGACCGAAACCGAAGAGCATTTTGCGGGTGCCCTGTCTCTGGTTGACGTCTGTGACCTTAGCTTCCTGCATGTGTTTCCGTTCAGCCCGCGTCCGCAAACACCCGCCGCCAAGATGCCGCAGCATCCGCGCCCGCTGATCAAGGCCCGCGCCGAGCAATTGCGGGCCAAGGGGGCGCAGGCCCTGATCAGGCATTTGGATCGGCAAACGGGGCGTGAGATTTTGGCCGTGGTCGAAAAACCCGGTTTTGCGCGCGCACCTGATTTTACCGAAGTGACCTTTACGGGTGAGGCGACCGTCGGCGGGCTTGCACGCTTGCGCATAACCGGCCATGACGGTAAGCGGGCTATAGCCGAACTTATTTAA
- a CDS encoding carboxymuconolactone decarboxylase family protein, with translation MSVQSLTQLMPAYARDIAVNLTNLAEETLLTEQQKWGTFLSCAHAVGVADVIQHIEAASAPILSDEAADAARSAAAIMAMNNVYYRSLHLMHNQEYASLRASLRMNVLANPGVPKLDYELWSLAVSAINGCGLCLDSHEKVLRGHGMSNLQVQAALKIAAVVNAISSVIRGKRT, from the coding sequence ATGTCCGTTCAGTCGCTAACCCAGCTTATGCCCGCCTATGCCCGCGATATTGCGGTCAACCTGACCAATCTGGCCGAAGAGACCTTACTGACCGAACAGCAGAAATGGGGCACGTTCCTGTCCTGCGCCCATGCCGTAGGGGTCGCTGATGTGATTCAGCATATTGAGGCCGCTAGCGCCCCCATCTTATCGGACGAAGCCGCCGATGCCGCCCGCTCAGCCGCGGCGATCATGGCCATGAACAATGTCTATTATCGGTCCCTGCACCTGATGCACAATCAGGAATACGCATCCCTGCGCGCCAGCTTGCGGATGAACGTGCTGGCCAATCCGGGCGTGCCCAAGCTTGATTACGAGCTATGGTCGCTGGCGGTATCGGCCATCAATGGCTGCGGCCTATGTCTGGATTCCCACGAAAAAGTCCTGCGGGGCCACGGCATGAGCAATCTGCAGGTTCAGGCGGCTTTGAAAATCGCGGCTGTGGTCAATGCGATCTCATCGGTCATACGCGGAAAGCGCACGTAG
- the ftsY gene encoding signal recognition particle-docking protein FtsY, translating into MSDDKKKGGWLSRLTQGLTKTSTEISQQITSVFTQKPLDEKALEDLEDLLIESDFGPQIAADIAQKLSQQKFNDPKDTNAIKAALADAIADELKGREDTFDALSGPKPYIVLFVGVNGSGKTTTLGKIAADLTSKGARVLIVAGDTFRAAAVEQLKVWAQRAGADFMGRKTGADAAGLAYDACVRAKEEGYDVVLIDTAGRLQNKQQLMDELLKIVRVIKKVIDGAPHETLLVLDATVGRNALAQEQIFGRQAFVSGLVMTKLDGTARGGILVPIAKASDAPIKLIGVGEDIDDLQPFKAREFARSMVGLEPLG; encoded by the coding sequence ATGAGCGACGATAAGAAAAAAGGCGGCTGGCTATCGCGGTTGACGCAAGGTCTGACTAAGACCTCGACCGAGATCAGCCAGCAAATCACTTCGGTTTTCACGCAAAAGCCACTGGATGAAAAGGCGCTCGAAGACCTCGAAGATCTGCTGATCGAAAGCGATTTCGGGCCGCAGATTGCCGCCGATATCGCGCAAAAACTGTCGCAGCAAAAATTCAACGACCCTAAGGACACCAACGCCATCAAGGCCGCTTTGGCTGACGCCATTGCCGATGAACTGAAAGGGCGAGAAGACACCTTTGATGCCCTGTCCGGCCCTAAGCCCTATATCGTTTTGTTTGTCGGCGTGAACGGATCGGGCAAGACGACCACACTCGGCAAAATTGCCGCTGACCTGACCTCCAAAGGGGCGCGGGTTCTGATCGTGGCGGGCGATACCTTCCGGGCCGCCGCGGTTGAGCAGCTTAAGGTCTGGGCGCAACGGGCCGGGGCTGATTTTATGGGACGCAAGACCGGTGCCGACGCGGCAGGGCTGGCCTATGACGCCTGCGTGCGCGCCAAAGAAGAGGGCTATGATGTGGTCCTGATTGATACTGCCGGACGTTTGCAGAATAAGCAGCAGCTTATGGACGAACTGCTCAAAATCGTCCGCGTTATCAAGAAGGTCATCGACGGCGCACCGCATGAAACCCTGCTGGTGCTGGACGCCACCGTCGGGCGCAATGCCCTGGCGCAGGAGCAGATTTTTGGCAGGCAGGCCTTTGTGTCAGGCCTTGTGATGACCAAGCTTGATGGCACGGCGCGCGGCGGGATTCTGGTGCCGATTGCTAAGGCGTCGGATGCCCCCATTAAGCTGATTGGCGTGGGCGAAGATATTGATGATTTGCAGCCGTTCAAGGCGCGGGAATTTGCCCGTTCCATGGTCGGCCTTGAGCCTTTGGGATAA
- the rhmD gene encoding L-rhamnonate dehydratase produces the protein MTFPKIKQVRAYVIKGGEGGGGADYHDQGEGHWIDNHIATSMGRYPEYRQSRKSFGINVLGTLVVEIEADDGTIGFAVTTGGEPACYMVEKHFARFLEGRNPFEYERIWDQMYFGSQYYGRKGLVVNAISGVDLALWDLMGKLRGEPVYHMLGGAVRDELQFYATGARPDLAKEMGFIGGKMPLYHGPIEGDEGLKKNVELVADMRSKVGDDFWLMYDCWMALDVNYATRLAHKCHEYGLKWIEEAINPDDYWGYAQLKKNVPQGMLVTTGEHESTRWGFKMLMDMGCCDIIQPDVGWCGGVTELLKISALADANGTLVVPHGSSVYSYHFVITRHNSPFAEFLMMAPKADHVAPMFHPQLLGEPVPENGRLKVTALDKPGFGVELNPEVKLYRPYEH, from the coding sequence ATGACATTCCCGAAGATTAAGCAGGTTCGCGCCTATGTGATTAAGGGCGGCGAAGGCGGCGGGGGCGCGGATTATCACGATCAAGGCGAAGGCCACTGGATCGACAATCATATTGCGACGTCGATGGGGCGTTATCCTGAATATCGCCAGTCGCGCAAAAGCTTTGGTATCAATGTTCTGGGCACCCTGGTCGTTGAAATCGAAGCCGATGATGGCACGATCGGTTTTGCCGTGACGACCGGCGGTGAGCCTGCCTGCTATATGGTCGAAAAGCACTTCGCGCGCTTCCTCGAAGGCCGCAACCCGTTTGAATATGAGCGCATCTGGGACCAGATGTATTTCGGCTCACAATATTATGGCCGTAAGGGCCTTGTTGTGAACGCCATTTCCGGCGTCGATCTGGCCCTGTGGGACCTGATGGGTAAGCTGCGCGGGGAGCCGGTCTATCACATGCTGGGCGGCGCGGTGCGCGACGAACTGCAATTCTATGCCACCGGCGCGCGCCCTGATCTGGCCAAGGAAATGGGCTTTATCGGCGGTAAGATGCCGCTCTATCATGGCCCGATCGAAGGCGATGAGGGCCTCAAGAAAAACGTCGAACTGGTCGCGGATATGCGCTCAAAGGTCGGCGACGATTTCTGGCTGATGTATGACTGCTGGATGGCGCTCGACGTCAACTACGCCACCCGTCTGGCCCATAAGTGCCATGAGTACGGCTTGAAGTGGATCGAAGAAGCCATCAACCCCGATGATTACTGGGGCTATGCCCAGCTCAAGAAAAACGTACCGCAAGGTATGCTGGTCACGACCGGTGAACATGAGAGCACCCGTTGGGGCTTTAAGATGCTGATGGACATGGGCTGCTGCGATATTATTCAGCCGGATGTCGGCTGGTGCGGAGGCGTGACCGAACTGCTCAAGATTTCAGCGCTTGCCGATGCCAATGGCACGCTTGTGGTGCCGCACGGGTCTTCGGTCTATAGCTACCATTTTGTCATTACTCGCCATAACTCGCCGTTTGCCGAGTTCCTGATGATGGCCCCAAAGGCTGATCATGTCGCGCCGATGTTCCATCCGCAATTGCTGGGTGAACCGGTGCCGGAAAATGGCCGCCTGAAAGTTACGGCGCTGGATAAGCCGGGCTTTGGGGTTGAACTGAACCCCGAAGTGAAGCTTTATCGCCCCTACGAGCACTGA
- the ahpC gene encoding alkyl hydroperoxide reductase subunit C produces MALINTPIKPFKATAYKEGKFVDISDADTKGKWSIFFFYPADFTFVCPTELEDLAGIYPTLKDINVEVYSVSTDTHFSHKAWHDTSPAIGKINYFMVGDQSGTITNNFDVMRPGVGLADRATFLVDPEGIIQFMEITSEGVGRNASELLRKVKAAQYVASHPGEVCPAKWEEGEKTLAPSFDLVGKI; encoded by the coding sequence ATGGCCCTTATCAACACCCCCATCAAGCCGTTCAAAGCCACCGCCTATAAAGAAGGCAAGTTCGTCGACATTTCCGACGCCGACACCAAAGGCAAGTGGTCGATCTTCTTCTTCTATCCGGCTGACTTTACCTTTGTCTGCCCGACTGAACTCGAAGATCTGGCCGGCATCTACCCGACCCTGAAAGACATCAATGTCGAAGTCTATTCGGTCTCGACCGACACGCACTTCAGCCATAAGGCCTGGCACGACACCTCGCCCGCCATCGGCAAGATCAACTATTTCATGGTTGGTGACCAATCCGGCACCATCACCAACAACTTTGACGTGATGCGTCCGGGCGTAGGTCTGGCTGACCGCGCCACCTTCCTGGTCGACCCCGAAGGCATCATCCAGTTCATGGAAATCACGTCCGAAGGCGTTGGCCGTAACGCCTCCGAACTGCTGCGTAAGGTTAAGGCCGCGCAATACGTCGCGTCTCACCCCGGCGAAGTGTGCCCGGCCAAGTGGGAAGAAGGCGAAAAGACTCTCGCTCCGTCTTTCGACCTTGTTGGCAAAATATAA
- the dapF gene encoding diaminopimelate epimerase gives MTRPFLKMNGLGNDFIVIDARNSGFAPRTEDIRAWGDRASGIGFDQLIAIEGSSTGDAFMRVWNSDGGTVETCGNALRCVGWVLDKATDNSELTIDTLGGPTTAKVLEADARTGMVSVDMGKPRLNWDQIPLSEEMDTLRLELQIGPIDAPLYHTPVAVSMGNPHVVFFVDDVMAVDVERSGSLIEHHPLFPKGVNVEFAQVMDRNTIRMRVWERGAGITKACGTGACATLVAAARRGLTERHGNVIMDGGPLHILWRALDDHVIMTGPVEVEFEGQLDG, from the coding sequence ATGACGCGCCCGTTTCTAAAGATGAATGGCCTTGGCAATGATTTCATTGTCATAGATGCCCGCAATTCTGGCTTTGCGCCGCGCACGGAAGATATCCGCGCGTGGGGTGACCGTGCGTCCGGCATTGGCTTTGATCAGTTGATTGCCATCGAAGGATCAAGCACCGGCGATGCCTTTATGCGCGTGTGGAACTCAGATGGCGGCACGGTTGAGACCTGCGGCAATGCCCTGCGTTGTGTCGGTTGGGTGCTGGATAAGGCGACCGATAATAGCGAACTGACCATAGACACTCTGGGCGGGCCAACGACGGCCAAGGTGCTGGAGGCCGATGCCCGCACCGGCATGGTTAGCGTCGATATGGGTAAGCCGCGGCTGAACTGGGATCAAATCCCTTTGAGCGAAGAGATGGACACCTTGCGGCTTGAATTACAAATCGGGCCGATCGATGCGCCGCTTTATCACACACCGGTCGCGGTCAGCATGGGCAATCCGCATGTGGTGTTTTTCGTCGATGATGTCATGGCGGTTGATGTTGAACGGTCGGGCAGCCTGATCGAGCATCACCCGCTATTTCCCAAAGGGGTGAATGTCGAATTTGCGCAGGTGATGGATCGCAATACCATCCGCATGCGAGTGTGGGAACGCGGGGCGGGTATTACCAAGGCCTGCGGTACCGGGGCCTGTGCTACGCTGGTGGCGGCGGCGCGGCGGGGTCTGACCGAACGCCACGGCAATGTCATCATGGACGGCGGGCCGCTGCATATCCTGTGGCGTGCTTTGGATGATCATGTCATCATGACTGGCCCCGTCGAAGTTGAATTTGAGGGCCAGCTTGATGGCTGA
- a CDS encoding SDR family NAD(P)-dependent oxidoreductase, producing MLLENKVMLITGASKGIGRGIAVGAAKHGAKIGINYAGDDAAASATVAEIKAAGGEAFALKGDVSDPQSAKDFIQAGVDHFGKIDSFVSNAGICPFHAFLDMPQEVLERTLRVNLHGAWYMSQAAANQMVKQGHGGTLIAVSSISALVGGEFQTHYTPTKAGVLSLMQSTAIALGKHGIRCNALLPGTILTDINKDDLADDAKRQYMESRTCLGRLGQPEDMAGPAVFLASDLAGYVTGASLLVDGGLFVNLQ from the coding sequence ATGCTGCTTGAAAACAAAGTCATGCTGATCACTGGCGCCTCAAAAGGGATCGGTCGAGGCATCGCCGTCGGTGCCGCAAAACATGGCGCTAAAATCGGCATCAACTATGCCGGTGACGATGCCGCAGCGTCGGCCACGGTCGCTGAGATCAAGGCCGCGGGCGGTGAGGCCTTTGCGCTTAAAGGCGATGTCTCTGATCCGCAGTCGGCCAAGGACTTCATTCAGGCTGGCGTTGACCATTTCGGCAAGATCGACAGCTTTGTATCGAACGCCGGTATCTGCCCGTTCCACGCCTTCCTCGACATGCCGCAGGAGGTGCTGGAGCGCACCCTGCGCGTCAATCTGCACGGCGCCTGGTATATGTCTCAGGCCGCCGCCAACCAGATGGTCAAGCAGGGGCATGGGGGTACACTGATCGCCGTCTCCTCGATCTCGGCGCTTGTCGGCGGTGAGTTCCAGACCCACTACACCCCAACGAAAGCCGGTGTACTGTCGCTGATGCAATCGACCGCCATTGCGCTGGGTAAGCACGGCATCCGCTGCAACGCCCTGCTGCCGGGCACCATCCTGACCGACATCAATAAGGACGATCTGGCCGACGACGCCAAGCGTCAATATATGGAAAGCCGCACCTGCCTTGGCCGCTTGGGTCAACCCGAAGACATGGCGGGCCCAGCGGTGTTTCTGGCGTCCGATCTGGCCGGATATGTCACCGGCGCGTCGCTGCTGGTAGACGGCGGTTTGTTCGTCAATCTCCAATAG
- a CDS encoding helix-turn-helix domain-containing protein, with the protein MRSEDKGDAKPITGSQTLIRGLNIIEAVSRGASSLNALSNDLGLTRSTTYRLASALVERDYLVTVPRGGYALGPRLQALRPEPGLSAAVMSGGAQVATLELCRFAMPVSAARMEVLSEAMRLCAKTVGDRLAQEN; encoded by the coding sequence ATGCGCAGTGAGGACAAGGGCGACGCAAAACCAATCACGGGCAGTCAGACTCTTATCCGGGGCCTGAACATTATCGAAGCCGTGAGCCGTGGGGCCTCGTCGCTTAATGCACTGTCAAATGATCTGGGGCTGACGCGCTCAACGACCTACCGGCTGGCCTCGGCCCTGGTGGAGCGCGACTATCTGGTGACGGTGCCACGCGGCGGTTATGCCCTTGGCCCGCGCCTGCAAGCTTTGCGGCCAGAGCCGGGCTTAAGTGCCGCCGTAATGTCGGGTGGGGCTCAGGTGGCGACGCTTGAGTTATGCAGGTTCGCTATGCCGGTAAGTGCGGCGCGGATGGAGGTTTTGAGTGAGGCGATGCGTCTATGTGCAAAGACCGTAGGTGATCGGCTTGCCCAAGAGAACTAA
- a CDS encoding inner membrane-spanning protein YciB, with amino-acid sequence MSEPAKNNETTEIEPVITPVDADAPAPVATNWVKMAIDFGAPLIFAAVFFTTKNFIWATAVLVAGSAIALIAGFVLEKRLAIMPLIAGVAAIIFGGLTIYLKDESFIKIKLTILNALFGAVLIGGLVMKKQPLKALLGETLKLKEAAWGKLTLYYSLFFFVVAIANEIIWRTQSNDFWVVWKASLFFVTIGFSVALTPFLMKNMVGMDKE; translated from the coding sequence ATGTCTGAGCCTGCTAAGAATAACGAAACGACGGAAATCGAACCCGTTATCACGCCGGTCGATGCGGATGCACCGGCCCCTGTGGCGACCAACTGGGTCAAGATGGCGATCGATTTCGGGGCACCGCTGATTTTCGCCGCCGTGTTTTTCACCACCAAGAATTTCATCTGGGCGACGGCTGTGCTGGTCGCCGGATCGGCGATTGCGCTGATTGCCGGGTTTGTGCTTGAAAAGCGGCTGGCGATCATGCCGCTGATCGCCGGTGTGGCCGCTATCATTTTCGGCGGGCTGACGATCTACCTTAAGGACGAAAGCTTTATCAAGATCAAGCTGACCATTCTCAATGCCCTGTTTGGCGCGGTGTTGATCGGCGGGCTGGTTATGAAAAAGCAACCGCTCAAAGCCCTGCTGGGGGAGACGCTGAAACTGAAAGAGGCCGCGTGGGGCAAGCTGACGCTTTATTATTCACTGTTCTTTTTTGTGGTCGCCATCGCCAATGAGATTATCTGGCGCACTCAGTCAAATGACTTTTGGGTGGTGTGGAAAGCGTCGCTGTTTTTTGTCACCATCGGCTTTTCTGTGGCCCTCACACCCTTCCTGATGAAAAATATGGTCGGAATGGATAAGGAATAG
- a CDS encoding hydrogen peroxide-inducible genes activator, translating to MLPTLRQLQYLKLLAHHQSFMAASEAAHVSQPALSSGIAELEKILGARLVDRARGKVILTKVGEETLKRAEDILARAEDLVEAAQAANHPLSGRFRLGVIPTVAPYLLPKALVSLRKEFPQLKLFLREDQTARLITALKSGSLDAAIIALPYDLGGLDHAFICRDAILAATPCDHPLARGASISPDDLKSEELILLEDGHCLRDHALGACQWNGGSNVDMTGPQTLAGGFAATSLNTLVQMVGSGLGVSLLPAMAVEAGLAGGSEVSIRPLSSDKAFRDIVVIWRAGSSRAAEARLLAKTLQA from the coding sequence ATGTTACCTACCTTAAGACAACTCCAGTACCTTAAGCTTCTGGCCCACCACCAAAGCTTTATGGCCGCGTCCGAAGCCGCCCACGTCTCTCAACCGGCCTTGTCGTCAGGCATTGCCGAGCTAGAGAAAATTCTGGGAGCGCGGCTGGTGGACCGGGCGCGCGGCAAGGTCATCCTGACCAAGGTTGGCGAAGAGACTCTCAAACGCGCCGAGGATATTCTGGCCCGCGCCGAAGATCTGGTCGAGGCCGCCCAAGCGGCTAATCATCCGCTTTCGGGTCGGTTCCGGCTGGGGGTGATCCCAACGGTGGCGCCCTATCTGCTGCCCAAGGCGCTGGTGTCGCTGCGCAAAGAGTTTCCGCAGTTGAAGCTGTTCCTGCGCGAAGATCAGACAGCGCGGCTGATTACGGCCCTTAAAAGCGGGTCGCTGGATGCCGCCATTATCGCCTTGCCCTACGATCTGGGCGGGCTGGATCATGCCTTTATTTGCAGGGACGCCATTTTGGCAGCCACACCGTGCGATCATCCGCTGGCGCGTGGGGCGAGCATTTCACCGGATGACCTCAAAAGTGAGGAGCTAATTCTGCTGGAGGACGGTCACTGCCTGCGCGACCATGCTTTGGGTGCCTGTCAGTGGAACGGCGGCAGCAATGTCGATATGACCGGGCCGCAGACCCTGGCCGGGGGTTTTGCCGCGACCTCTCTCAACACTTTAGTGCAGATGGTTGGGTCTGGTCTTGGGGTGTCGCTCCTGCCGGCTATGGCGGTTGAGGCAGGCCTTGCCGGCGGCAGCGAAGTCTCTATCCGGCCCTTGTCATCCGATAAGGCATTCCGCGATATCGTCGTCATCTGGCGCGCCGGATCATCGCGTGCCGCCGAGGCGCGGTTGCTGGCCAAGACCTTGCAGGCCTAG
- a CDS encoding MarR family winged helix-turn-helix transcriptional regulator, with amino-acid sequence MKKHKVKRVMSAKSVLENSPSHLLHRVLQIALDIYGSETGGSALTQRQYALLKALDGSEGLTQTDLVRATGIDRSTLADMVARMITKGLLAREKSVLDARANLVRLADDGVAALADMTPKVLAADEKILSLLAPPKRDSFVKLLRKITSARETELSAPAPLSDEEKLALKATKKAAKADKPKKDKKPKKDGKKAKKTDEKLPFPPLSEGADMTQAEAPELVKEPEV; translated from the coding sequence ATGAAAAAGCATAAGGTTAAGCGCGTTATGTCCGCGAAAAGCGTTCTCGAAAATTCACCATCCCATTTGCTGCATCGGGTTTTGCAAATCGCCCTTGATATCTATGGGTCGGAAACCGGCGGCAGCGCCCTGACCCAGCGTCAGTATGCTCTGCTAAAGGCCCTGGACGGCTCAGAAGGGTTGACACAGACCGATCTGGTGCGGGCCACCGGCATTGACCGCTCGACACTGGCGGATATGGTCGCACGCATGATCACCAAGGGGCTGCTGGCGCGTGAAAAGTCCGTCCTTGATGCCCGCGCTAATCTGGTGCGGCTGGCGGATGATGGGGTGGCGGCCTTAGCCGACATGACGCCCAAGGTTCTGGCTGCCGATGAGAAAATTCTGTCGCTGCTGGCCCCGCCCAAGCGCGATAGCTTTGTCAAATTGCTGCGCAAAATCACCTCGGCGCGCGAGACGGAACTGAGCGCGCCTGCGCCGTTGAGTGATGAGGAAAAGTTGGCCCTGAAAGCCACCAAAAAGGCGGCTAAGGCCGACAAGCCTAAAAAAGACAAGAAGCCCAAAAAAGACGGCAAGAAGGCGAAAAAAACCGATGAGAAACTGCCGTTTCCACCGCTCAGCGAAGGTGCTGATATGACTCAGGCTGAGGCGCCGGAACTCGTTAAAGAGCCGGAAGTTTAA
- the ahpF gene encoding alkyl hydroperoxide reductase subunit F, translated as MLDDAAKTQLKAYLVNLRTPIELVAHVDDQPKSRELVDLLEDIVAASDKVTLKVSTGGERVPSFDIVRADNPEVAATFAGLPMGHEFTSLVLALLWVGGHPPKVEAETIEAVKALDIDGELRFETYFSLTCQNCPDVVQALSLMSVLNPKIKHVAIDGALFQAEVEARQVMAVPSIYLNGEIFGQGRMGLEEILAKIDTGAHAREAEKINAKSEFDVLIVGGGPAGAASAIYAARKGIRTGVVAERFGGQVLDTMAIENFISVSHTEGPKLASALEQHVKDYDVDIMNLQRAVGLVPASVPGGLIEVKLENGASVKSRTVIISTGARWRQMGVPGEDQYRNKGVAYCPHCDGPLFKGKRTAVIGGGNSGVEAAIDLAGIVAHVTLLEFAPELRADAVLQRKLYSLANVTVITNAQTTEVHGDGSKVNALSYKDRIHDTTHTIELEGIFVQIGLLPNTEWLKGTVALSPRGEIEINDRAETSVSGVFAAGDATTVPYKQIIIAMGEGSKAGLSAFDHLIRTSAPADTMAAQ; from the coding sequence ATGCTTGATGACGCAGCGAAAACGCAACTGAAAGCCTATCTGGTAAACCTGCGCACGCCGATCGAACTGGTGGCGCATGTCGATGATCAGCCAAAATCGCGCGAACTGGTTGACCTGCTTGAAGATATCGTTGCCGCCTCGGATAAGGTGACGCTTAAGGTATCGACAGGCGGAGAGCGCGTCCCGTCGTTTGATATTGTGCGCGCTGACAACCCCGAAGTGGCCGCCACCTTTGCAGGCCTGCCTATGGGCCATGAGTTCACCTCGCTGGTGTTGGCCCTGCTGTGGGTTGGTGGCCATCCGCCCAAGGTCGAGGCGGAGACCATCGAAGCCGTCAAGGCGCTGGATATCGACGGTGAACTGCGCTTTGAAACCTATTTTTCTCTGACGTGCCAGAACTGCCCCGACGTAGTGCAGGCGCTCAGCCTGATGAGCGTCTTAAACCCCAAGATCAAGCACGTCGCCATCGACGGTGCGTTGTTTCAGGCCGAAGTCGAAGCCCGTCAGGTCATGGCCGTGCCCAGCATCTATCTTAACGGTGAAATCTTCGGTCAGGGGCGCATGGGCCTGGAGGAAATCCTCGCCAAGATCGACACTGGCGCCCATGCCCGCGAAGCCGAAAAGATCAACGCCAAGTCGGAATTTGACGTACTTATCGTCGGCGGCGGCCCGGCCGGTGCAGCCTCGGCCATCTATGCGGCCCGCAAAGGCATCCGCACCGGTGTGGTCGCTGAACGCTTCGGTGGGCAGGTGCTCGATACCATGGCGATTGAAAACTTCATCTCGGTCTCCCACACCGAAGGCCCGAAACTGGCCAGCGCGTTAGAGCAGCACGTCAAGGACTATGACGTCGATATCATGAACCTGCAACGCGCCGTCGGCTTAGTCCCCGCCAGCGTTCCCGGTGGCCTGATCGAAGTCAAACTCGAAAACGGCGCCTCGGTCAAATCACGCACGGTGATCATCTCGACCGGTGCCCGCTGGCGTCAGATGGGGGTGCCGGGCGAAGACCAGTACCGCAACAAGGGCGTGGCCTATTGCCCGCACTGCGATGGCCCGCTGTTTAAGGGTAAGCGCACGGCGGTCATCGGCGGCGGCAATTCCGGCGTCGAAGCGGCCATTGATCTGGCCGGCATCGTGGCCCACGTCACCCTGCTGGAGTTCGCCCCTGAACTGCGGGCGGACGCGGTACTGCAACGCAAGCTCTATAGCTTGGCCAACGTCACGGTCATCACCAACGCCCAGACGACCGAGGTCCATGGCGATGGCTCCAAGGTCAATGCATTGTCCTACAAAGACCGCATCCATGACACGACCCACACGATTGAGTTGGAAGGCATTTTCGTCCAGATCGGCCTGCTGCCCAACACCGAATGGCTTAAGGGCACGGTGGCTCTGTCGCCGCGCGGTGAGATCGAGATCAACGACCGTGCTGAGACTTCGGTTTCGGGTGTATTTGCGGCGGGCGATGCCACGACCGTGCCCTATAAGCAGATCATCATCGCGATGGGCGAAGGCTCCAAGGCCGGACTGTCGGCCTTTGATCACCTGATCCGCACCTCGGCCCCCGCCGATACGATGGCCGCTCAATAG